One window from the genome of Nicotiana tomentosiformis chromosome 5, ASM39032v3, whole genome shotgun sequence encodes:
- the LOC138892410 gene encoding uncharacterized protein, whose product MAEYEVYIVGLRLAIDMNIQELLVIGDSDLLVHQNEFADTLATLSSMIQHPDNTFIDPTPIGIHKQATYCAHVEEEIDENPWFHDNKKYLEKGEYPESANPHSEAHTSKIGQLFLSKRRNSIHADMIRVPPNELNAINSLWPLSAWGMDVIGPIKPATSNRHRFILVAIDYFTKWVEAASYKAVTKKVVADFVRGRIVCRFGVPESIITDNVANLNIDLMKAMCETFKIKHRNSTAYKP is encoded by the exons atggcagagtATGAGGTCTACATCGTGGGACTCAGATTGGCTATTGACATGAACATTCAAGAGCTGCTGGTAATCGGAGACTCAGATCTTTTGGTGCACCAG aatgagtttgcagacacattagccactttgtcttctatgatacaacacccagataaTACTTTCATCGATCCTaccccaataggaattcataagcaggcaacttattgtgctcatgttgaagaagagattgacgaAAACCCGTGGTTCCACGACAACAAGAAGTACTTGGAAAAAGGAGAATACCCAGAGAGCGCTAACCCACACTCAGAAGCCCACacttcgaagattggccaactatttctttcaaagcggaggaattct ATACATGCTGACATGATACGAGTACCACCCAACGAACTTAATGCAATAAACTCACTCTGGCCTTTATCagcttggggtatggatgtcatcggaccaatcAAACCCGCCACTTCAAACAGACATAGGTTCATTCTGGTAGCCAtcgactacttcacaaaatgggttgaagccgcatcttacaaaGCAGTAACTAAGAAGGTTGTAGCAGATTTTGTCCGGGGCCgcattgtttgtcgatttggggtaccagagtcaatcattactgacaatgtcGCCAATCTCAATATCGatttgatgaaagccatgtgCGAGACATTCAAGATCAAACACCGAAACTCTACAGCATACAAGCCGTAA
- the LOC138892409 gene encoding uncharacterized protein yields the protein MNSSVEAANKNIKKILRKMVDNYKQWHEKLPLALLGYCTTVRTSTGETPYLLVYGTVAVIPAEVEIPSLRIIQEAELSNVEWVRSRYEQLSLIDGKRMNTIGGGAQTPTTRTPEQQVHIGQVPGVVVIKPIISVQPEVRPEASEEEQKRLERFKRYSPPTFSGTTTKDS from the exons ATGAACAGTtccgtagaagccgccaacaagaacatcaagaagatattgaggaaaatggtagataattacaaacaatggcacgagaagctaccgcTTGCTTTACTCGGGTATTGTACCACAGTTCGTACATCAACTGGGGAAACTCCCTACCTACTGGTTTATGGTACTGTAGCCGTTATTCCCGCCGAAGTGGAAATTCCTTCTTTAcgaatcatacaagaagctgagctcagcAATGTAGAATGGGTACGAAGCCGGTATGAACAACTAtctctcattgatggaaaaagaatgaacacg attgggggaggagctcagactcctacaacccgtactccagagcagcaagttcacattggtcaggttccgggtgtagtagtGATAAAACCTATTATTtcagttcagcctgaggtcaggccagaggcatcagaagaagaacaaaagagacttgagagatttaagaggtatagtccacctaccttcagtggcacaactaccaaGGATTCCTAG